A region of the Dasypus novemcinctus isolate mDasNov1 chromosome X, mDasNov1.1.hap2, whole genome shotgun sequence genome:
AAacagcctctctggcactgagagattactaccaagcatcaactagcaatgcaactggaaaaagaccttgaccatgaGGAGGAAAggttaaacacaaatgagtttaaatggctaagagatttcaaagtgaattgggaggtcattccagaggtgacACTTATGTATGTCtcggcaggatctcattgactgctgaaGTAAATATCTCCTCAAATAGccggactcctgagggctctggagacacccagacactctaggcagggcagacagctcaggagtttggtgtcctgccaGTGGGCCATTTtggatttatgctccccagtgtgacagcattggactcagctgtggtttcccaatacatggctcttctgccccttctatttgaacctatagttagtactagagttcataggtatatatccaagagacttaaatctttgggctgtccatatactagttgggctctgaatctcaacaaacttgcaacacctactttccaattcattggactcacccaggacaactaacaaggagatgatgatggacattccatcccaaggaacaaagaaagcctgcaacttcaagcaagacagtccatccatttgccccaagggatctaagccccctctcaattagaggtggagtgggtatcaccatcccaaaatcctcaggattggcaaatgaatgatggactagaggagacttacttactgatattctactatagacttattgtgattctagcaacagAAAAACTGTTATCATTGtcctggagacagtggctactggagattctgaggggagggagagggataaataggtgtaatatgggggcattttcaggacttgggaaatgtcctgaatgacattgcaatgacagacacaggtcattatatatcttgtcataacttacaaaattgtgcgagagcgtgtaaactacaatgcaaactataattcatgcttagtggtaatgctccaagatgtgttcatcaattgtaacaaatgtagcacactaatgaaggatgatgttaatgtggaaaaatatgaGAGGGGTAGGGAGCGGCGCATATGGGAATCTTCcacatttttatgtatcatttacataatctaagtatctttttaaaaaaataagaaagtatagtataaaaaagaaataaaaagaggtatttatatacatatttatattaaatgaGAAATGTTAGAATTAAATGCTACctgttttgcatttttcttaaaattatccTACTTAGTATCTTTAGTGAATCACatctgaatatttattttctgcaTATGATGGACTCAGGATGCCCTTTCCCCTTATACAATGTCATGATATTACATTTTTATACTTCTATGATTAATATTTGTTGCTGTTTGGGATGAAcaatttcaaatgatttttatactggaataaaaaaattttttttacttcaaatcTAATTTTAGTTTCAGAGAAGGAAACTATAAACATTTGGAcaagtttttccttttctaaaatgtCTGAAACATTTGGACAAATGAAAATGTCTGAGATATTTGGACAAGTTTTTCCTTGTGACTGAATCCAATGCTCATGATACAAAAGTCGGTGGCAACGATAACTTGAATCTTGTATTCGTCCAGAGAACCCATCGGGAGGTAGTTgtagtccttctgccccttctcctgGCCTTGGTATTGTACCATGGCCCTGCAGCGCAGCAACCACTCAGACGCCACCCTGTTGGATCCAACGTTCCTGATGCTTTTATAAACCACTTTATTAAACAAGGCACTCAACCACCCCAAGAGGTATTTGGAGTCACATGACCATGGTAGTTTCTTTATGTCGCACAACTGCCGGGACATTTTTCCGAACAGCATCATTTGACAGCGTCAGAGGGAAGGAGTCAGCGAGCGTCCCAAAAGTCTACGGTGGCGCCAACCTcaagatgctttttaaaaaaaatgtagattCCTTAGGCTAAGCTCCCTGAGGTTGAGTCTCTGGGgtccgggaatctgtatctctaaTAAGTTCCCCCACATCTTCCCTGCGCAGTACCTACTGTTCGGGAATCCACAGGCCCCAACCGTCCTTCTTCTATTTAATTATTACAAAAGAGTGATTCGCTCTGATAGGCTCTCTATTGTTTTAGCCTCTTTGCCAAGTCAGAGGAAACGCGAATCACTAGTCTCAGGATCGGCCTTCGGCTTTTTTGCCTGGGCCGGGCGGTGGAGGCATTGGGCGACTCCTATATCACGTGATCCGCGACTGGGTGATGGCTGGCGCTGGGGAGGATTCGCGCGCTCTCTTCGGGGCTGGCGTCCGGGCGGCGCTGGAGGCCTGGCCGGCTTTGCAGGTGAGTGAGACCTGGCCGGGATAAAGGTTAGGGCTTGGGGCAGAACAGGAATTGGCGGGGCAAGGCGCCCGATGTTTAGCTGGGCggacccccaccccactccaggcTGGCGTCCATACTGATGTGGTGGGATCGGGCCTGTATTTGCAGATCGCCGTGGAGAATGGCTTCGGGGGCGCACACAGCCTGGAGAAGGCCGAGTGGCTTGGGAATGCAGTGGAGGAGTACTTCATCCGCAATGGTGAGTGAATGTGAGGCGCTCAGACAAGTCTCTGTGGAGGCATAGAGAAGAGCCGCCTAGCTCTGGAAAAGTCCTTATTTGCTCCTGGGCAGTTGTCATTTGGTACCTGAGTAAGAGGCTTTGGAGTTAGAAAATCCTGGGTTCGAATGCCTTACTAGCCGTGCCACTGACTCGTTTTCTCATGCTTGACAAATCATTCTCCAACTCCCTGGAACTCGGTTTCTTAGTTTCTAAAATGCATGTAAAAGTATCTACCCCGGTGTTGTCTAGTAGAAGTATAATGTAAGACACATCTTGTCGTTTAGAAATTTTTAACAACCACATTAATAAAGGAGCATTTGAagttaatattacattttattaactcagcatattcaaaatatttcaatAGAATAAGGCATTAATaatgatattttacttttttttagtgttaatttttaaaaatgtgtgtatttTACAATTTTAGTTCATCTCAATTTGGCCTAGCCACATTTTAGGTGTGCAGTAactacatgtggctagtggctacagAAGAGCTACTCCTCCTGCTTTTCTAAAGAATCATATAAAAATAAGGGTCCCAGCAGAGGGCCTGTTACATAGTATGATTTTTACAAAATTCTTCATTCATTCTGTAACCTTGGAGATGACAATAGGCAGAGTTATTTCTCTCAAAAGAAGTCGACTAATTTACTGAGGGATCCAGGCAGGTAAATAGGCAGTTACAACAGGGGGTAATAGGCGTTCCAATAAAGAGCTCAGGGTGCTTGGGAGAACATGAGACTAGGGAGAAGGTTTTTCAGGGTAGGTGGTGACTGAGCTGGATCTTAAAGGATGAGAAGGGGCTAACTAGAGCAACACCTGCCTAAGTTTTGGGGTATGAGAAGattgttttttatatttgaaaagtgGCAGGGAGCTCAGTATTGGAGTaagggtgtttgtgtgtgtgtgtgtgtgtgtctgtgtggggGGAGTTGTAAAAAGAATtaagctggggtgggggtgtggagacatcaccccctgccccccccccaaaaaaaggccTTATATGCCTTTAATTTTACTCTTTAGGCGGTGTTTGCCAAAATGCATGTTATGGAAGACTAGTCCTGTTAGAAGGTCAGTGAAGAAAAACTTTGCTAGTCAAATTAAGAAAGGAAAGCTCTTTTCTCCCACTCCCACTTAAGAGTCAGCACTTACTAACATTAAAGGCTTGGATAAAAATAAGACCCACTGAAAAAGAAACCTGTTTGTCCTTGTTTCCTGTTAACTTTCTATGGATAGAAACTCAGCAGAAAAGTTATTTCTCAAAGTCAGACTGAAATACTACAGTAGCTGATACAAATTCATGGGCATGTTCTAAGGTGAGTAATAGGATGGGATTTGCTGGCTAGAAATATTGGAAATAAGCATGGAGCATGGACTGGAGGGGGAAGACTGATAAGGCTGTTTTTGTCCAGAAAATGATGACTAGGACAGTGGCAATAGCCATGCAAAGAAAGGAGTTGGTTAGGGTCTTGGCGATTATTTTACTGcatggggggagggaaaaaatggCAGGTTTCAGGTTTGAGTGGCTAGGTGGACTAAGTGCCTTTCATGGAGTGGAGGAACCCTGGAAGATGAGAAGTATGTTTGGAGGGTAAGGTATGAGTCTGGCTTTTGGATATGGAGGGTCTAAGGTGTCTGAAATAGTTAGTCAGAGAGTAGTCTGGGTTGGAGACAGATTTGGGAGGTATAAGGGTAGAGTAGTAAGGAAAGCCAAGGATGTGAATGAGCTCCCTCAGGGAATATAGAGTGAGAAGAAAGGGTAAGGAGCTTTGTGGAAGTCTTTCTTGAGTTATTCtctaatttagaaaatatagagCATTTGATCTGGGCCCAAAAGGAAATTGAAGCCCAGAGAGGatttggccaaggtcacacaatAGGATGTTGATGTCAAGTTTAtgatttcattccattatcattGTAGCTACttatattcatttcttcttaccaatCTCACTGATGTGTGGCCTCCTGTTATCAATGGAGTCACAGTTGTAAAGGGCCTCTACCCTTCAAAAACGTTAGTCCTTGAGTGAAGGAAACATAGATTATGGGTCTCCCCTGTGTCAGGCATTGTGTTGGATGACTCCTCGTAATAGACCTTCAAGGAGGACACTCttagcctcattttacagatgagaaaattgaggctcatGAAGTAAATAAtctgttcaaggtcacacagaggGGAGGTTAGTTGCAATATGCCAGATGAAAGAGGTTGACCATGGGGCTGGGAGCTGTGGGAATAGAGGGCTTAGTGGGATACAGGAGAtagtaaattaaatattaatatttagtggtttggttttttaaaaaatcttgttaaaACCTGGAATGCAGAACATTTCAGCAAACAAAAGGCTCACTCTTTGGACCATTTACCCACCAATCAGGTGCTGACCCACCAAGTAGGTATTGAAGATTAGTGGGTAGGGATGGTGAAGTTGGCTGGTCTTTGACCAAAGGACCCTGTCCCTTTTTATTCAGCTGACTTGGAGCTAGATGAAGTGGAGGACTTCCTTGGGGAGCTCATGACCAATGAGTTTGATACAATTGTGGAGGATGAGAGTCTGCCCCAGGTGAGTTTATCATAGACACAATAGCCATGTCCCTGCCTGCAGTCTTTTCTCTCCCCAACTGTCTGACTTGGGCCAAGACCTTTCTGTGACACAAGAACCTTCTATGACTCCCTGTTGCTCAGAGGAAAAGGTCTAATCTTCCCAGGTCTTTCCAAACCTTGCCTCTCCtcccttatttttctttgtatataatTTTCAGCCAGGTCTGTTCTAAGCACAGGACAGAACAGGTGCATTTCTACCCACTGCTCTGGTTCACATTGCTCTTCCTGCTGAAATTGCCTTCTCTTTTACATCTTTTACATCTCCCATTTTTCAAAGCCCAGTTCTAGTGCCTTCCCTGCCTTCCTTTACTACTTGAGGCCTTCCTGTGTGGttgcttcactgatgaattcctTGGGAAGGAAAGAGCCCTGTACTCTTCTGGAAAATTCCAACCCCCTCTCCACTCTTGCTGCAAACATGGGCTAGTTGTATAGTATGTTCTCTTGAGAATCCAAGCTGGTTGAATATTTTCTTGGTAGGTGAGCCAGCAGCTGCAGACCATGTTCCACCACTTCCAGAGGGGTGATGGTGCTGCTCTGAGGGAGATGGCCTCCCATATCATCCAAAGAAAGTGCAGGGTCTCGGCCACGGCACTTCCGACaaccagagagactgatgaggatGAAGATGAAGTGGACAGTGTGGAGGAGATGGAGGTGAAGGggggaattttccattttctgggAGATAGCTGGTTTCACAGGGAAGTGATGAGAaggttgttgttggtggtggtggtattaTTCAGAGAGGGCAGGTAGCTTCTTTAAGGTCACCCAGCCAGTCCTGGTAAAGTCTGGGTCTCTAGTGGCCACAACTGGAAGGtatatttagctctttcttgtatTTCCCCTCCAGGTCTCAGCTACGAATGATGGGGCAGCTACAGACAGGGTCTGTGTCCAGGCTGAATCCTCTGGTCCAGACTCCCCGACTATTAAGGAAGAGGATATAGTGGAGGATGGCTGGACCATTGTCCGGAGGAAGAAATGAGTGGAACTGGAAATGGTTTGGGCCCTTGTTTGTGAGCTGATTTGAGACTTGTTTGTAGGGGCTGTTTTGGAGAGTTGTGGACCTCTGGCTGGTCACCCTATCCTcaccctccctctcctccacTCCCCTGCCCAGTTCCCTCCAGGGGAAGAAAAGCCAGGAAAGACCAGCAGGAGAACCAATATTCAGTGCTAAGGGCTGGCTGGGTCAGGAATGGTGAGATGAACAGAACACATGAATGGAAGAGAGAATAATTAAAGAGAAGGAAAGTTGTGGTgtgccccttccctcccacacataccagacacacacacacagcagctCTGTACTCTTGCCCAGAACTTGGAACCTCCCAGGAATGTTCCTTTTCTGTAGCCCAACCTCCAGCCCTGTCTTCCCTTGGGAATTCTGAGATCTTGGCTAGGTGGAGAGCTGGGCTTTCTTTTGTGCCCTCCACCCCCTTTCTGTACTCTTATTCCATCCCAGTTAAACCCAGGAATGAGGTTTAAGAcctctgtaaatattttattctttaatctgTGGCTTGACCTGTGAGTAACCTTGGAATCAGCCTTCTAGGGGGCTGGGCTTCAGAGCTTAGCATGGGAGTAATTTCTGGGCCCACCCTAGGAGCCTGGTGCTTTGGACAAACAAACAGATGGACAAATGGAATACATCTGTGCTCTGAAAGTTTCTGTAAGCCTGAAATAaactgtatttttctttaaaaaacaaaacaaagagtttcCATTATCCTCCCCCCATATTCCCCTGTCCTGCCCAGTGGCCCTGCCATGGGTCTGGACGATAAAATACTGGGTAAGACTTGGGGCCAGGCAGAAGCTGTAAGCCATAGGAGAAACACAGGAAAAGTATAGTCATCACCCCACATTGAGTTGTGCATGTGAAGACACTGGCTGAGGGGCAGGGTAGGTGGCCACagggctcagtggctgagctggCACTCAGAAACCAGGTCTCCAGTCTCTGGTGCTTTGGGGGGGGATTGTATGGAGGCAGGATTTGTACAgtagtgggggaggggagggggcaaaaCGGCCTAATTCAGGAGGGTCTAGCAAGAGATCCCACCTTCTCTGGGGCATTGGGGGGGGGGACTAAAAAATTAATGTCATGgtaggaatatttttttaaaaccccacattttgtgaaaaaaaaataattaaaaaacgcAAGACCCAGCATTTGGGATTGAAAATGCCCATGATGGGAGTTCAAGTATTGACTGAGCTGGGAGGGGGCTGGAGCCCCCCACTGGACATGGGCAGTTAGTGTGGGGCAGGGGACTCCCAGTTCTCCCCAAACCCTTTAGGTCTTTTCTCGGGTCTGGAGGGCTTCAGGGGGTTCTGCAGCGGCTCCTGAAGCTGCCACCGGTGCCTCCTCCATCTCCCTGTCCTCAGACAGTGTGGGGCCTGGACAGAATGTGTCCCCACGGCCCGCCCTGCCAAGCACAGCCATCCAGCGTCGCTGCAGCTCTTCTGTCTCAGGGCTGAAGTACCAGCTCAGGTGACTCTGGGTGATCTTGAAGACGTGCCGTCTATCAGGCCGCTCCCCTGCCTCAGGAGGCCCCACCTCAAAGCCAATGAGGGGCAGGCTGCGCTGGGCTTTCACATCCTAGAGAGCAGGGACAGAGCTGGGGTCACCTTGGGACTAGGCCTTCCCTCTGCTCCAGCTTCTTATTGGTTTAGCATCTTCTCCCCTCTTTCCCCTGCTCAAGAACTTTTTCTGTGGCTCCACTGTtatcaacaaataaataaatgtctgaGCTGGGGCTAGAATGCAGGATGACTTGATTATCTGTTTTCTCTCACCCCCCCAAAACCACCTGGGTTAGTCTCTTTAGCATACACTAAATAATGTTTTCAGGCTTGGTCTGGGTGTCCTTCCCCCACTGCATGCTTGTCCCCACTCCAAATTGTATCTAGCAGTACCCTATCTCTGCTGCTCCTTCCTCTGGGAAACCAGCCCTCCCAACTCACCTAAGTTTTTTCTATATACCCTGGCCCACAATCATTCCTTATCCTTAGCTGGCCTTTGGTTCACAAAGGTGGGAGTTCTGATTTTCTCAAGGCCAAGGAGGGGTTGAGGACTGGGGTAAGGGGGGCAGCCTGGCTTTGCCAGGTGGCTGAAAGGACCTAAAGGAATAGGATACACACCTGAGGGGCTCCATAGATGTACAGCACCAGGGGTTCATTCTCAGGGACCACGAACCATGCCTTGTGCCAGCCTTTCCCACCCTTCTCCATGTAGTGCAGGAAGCTGCAGATAACACTGTTCTCCGCAGCCACTGAGGCCTGTTTCTGTGGCCAGAGACATGGGGGCATTGATGTTGACCAAAGGCCTAGCGTGGTTCCTCTTGGCTTCAGCACCCCCTAGGTGTAGGGATTACTATTCCCATATCTCAAATGAGGATACTAAATGAAACTTAGGTGGCAAGAGCGATTTTTCCTAGTGTCACCCAGTGAGGACAATCTTGACTGCCTGACTCTGGGGGGCTGGCTACTGCCAGAGCTGGTGGAAGGGGTGGAGAGATCTAGTGGGGCATCTAAATGCCTAATCAGGCATTCTTTCTTCACAGTCCATTTATTCCTCAAGTCATTCATGCATTTATACCTCACCTTTTTCCATCTTTCATCACATATCCACTGCCTACACTCAGAGAGGTAATAAAGCCCTGTGGTTAAAAGGGTGTGATTAAGGCAGTGTGGCTCAGAATCCCAGCTCTAGATGAAAATGTATTGACttagaaggaaagcagatagagttgtgagga
Encoded here:
- the TSR2 gene encoding pre-rRNA-processing protein TSR2 homolog, with the translated sequence MAGAGEDSRALFGAGVRAALEAWPALQIAVENGFGGAHSLEKAEWLGNAVEEYFIRNADLELDEVEDFLGELMTNEFDTIVEDESLPQVSQQLQTMFHHFQRGDGAALREMASHIIQRKCRVSATALPTTRETDEDEDEVDSVEEMEVSATNDGAATDRVCVQAESSGPDSPTIKEEDIVEDGWTIVRRKK